From Salvelinus namaycush isolate Seneca chromosome 27, SaNama_1.0, whole genome shotgun sequence, the proteins below share one genomic window:
- the LOC120022575 gene encoding syndecan-3-like has translation MKLPPCLMTILAALLAHSALGQTWVPSIDLEGSSGDEFYDDEDLFSGSGSGFPEVKVNPTAVGVSFTTEEPLPLSTTQATGPAPSAPPAAEPNPNPDALPTPLPTEGEGESGIEWERGRERERERERERVREMERERERERERDREREREKERERERERERQREIERERERERERARAAQTTISPRGPAAVPMATTSTATPLAESAAPSSGVQDLVTTEEEDEDVYLSPDPTTSMPMETTTEEEEEEEVTTTETETTPLPETTAPPTMIGPALTERSSSTPFRPSVLVTTPTKATPTERSTRPQQPSTTMNNELGVNGPSGDFEIREEDRRQGNEVVGRGRGMETGAEPDLIGNTINTGSSAAQLPQKNILERKEVLIAVIVGGVVGALFAAFLVMLLVYRMKKKDEGSYTLEEPKQATVTYQKADKQEEFYA, from the exons ggTCAGACCTGGGTTCCGTCTATAGATCTAGAAGGTTCTTCTGGAGATGAGTTCTATGATGATGAAGACCTCTTCTCAGGCTCTGGATCTGGCt TTCCAGAGGTGAAGGTCAACCCTACAGCGGTGGGTGTGTCTTTCACCACTGAGGAGCCCCTCCCCCTTTCCACCACCCAGGCCACTGGCCCCGCCCCCTCAGCCCCACCTGCAGCCGAGCCCAATCCCAACCCTGACGCTCTCCCCACCCCACTACCcactgagggagagggggagagtgggatagagtgggagagagggagggagagagagagggagagggaaagagagagagtaagggagatggagcgggagagagaacgagagcgggagagggatagagagagggagagagaaaaggagagggagagagaacgagagagagagaggcaacggGAAATAGAGAGGGAACGAGAAAGAGAACGTGAAAGAGCGAGAGCCGCCCAGACCACCATCTCACCCCGTGGCCCGGCGGCTGTTCCCATGGCGACCACCAGCACAGCGACGCCTCTGGCGGAGAGCGCAGCACCCTCTAGTGGCGTGCAGGACCTGGTCACCacagaagaagaggacgaggatgTCTACCTGTccccagaccccaccaccagtATGCCTATGGAGAccaccacagaagaagaagaagaggaagaagtgaccactacagagacagagaccacaCCCCTCCCAGAGACAACAGCTCCACCCACTATGATTGGCCCAGCCCTAACTGAGAGGTCTAGCTCCACCCCCTTTAGGCCCAGTGTTCTGGTGACCACGCCTACTAAAGCCACACCCACAGAGAGGAGCACACGCCCACAGCAGCCCTCTACGAcaatg aacAATGAATTAGGGGTTAATGGACCCAGCGGAGACTTTGAGATCCGGGAGGAGGACCGTCGCCAGGGCAATGAGGTTGTTGGGCGTGGCCGTGGCATGGAGACTGGGGCAGAACCTGATCTGATTGGCAACACAATTAACACAGGAAGTTCTGCCGCTCAACTTCCTCAGAAGAACATCTTGGAGAGGAAGGAGGTTCTGAtag CGGTGATAGTGGGGGGCGTGGTGGGGGCCCTGTTCGCAGCGTTCCTGGTCATGTTGCTGGTGTACAGGATGAAGAAGAAAGATGAAGGCAGCTACACGCTGGAGGAACCCAAGCAGGCCACCGTCACCTACCAGAAAGCTGACAAACAGGAGGAGTTCTACGcataa